The sequence TGCGATTACTCTGGCTGGTGGCATCAGCCTGGCTGCATGTGGTGTTGTCGCAGGAGTTTTATCTGCAGTATGCATTGACCCGACCGGTGATTGATGGCGGTCCGCTCGGCTTTCTCACCTGGACCATACCGGTGCTGGCTGGAACCTTTGCATCAGATTTTCTTACACGGCCTGGCGTGCAGGGTGTATTTGGCAAACTGCTGGCTGCTTCGCTGGTAGTGATGGCCTTGGGGTATGGCTTATCGTGTCTTCGTGATCCTTCGGCATTGCCCCAAGACGAGCCTTACTTTTCCTGGAAGGCACCGCCCTTCCTGCCGCCCTGGGATAAGAACAATCCCGATGCCACGTATGAGCAAAGACATAATCTGGATCGCAAGCAGACGGTGAAACTCTGGACGATGAGCCAGCAGACGGGAGCGGTTTCCTACCTGGTATTTGGCACTGGCGTTTCGCTGTTGGTGTTGGCATTATGCTGGCTGATATTCCAGAACTGGGAAATCGGTTTGTTCCGTACGCTGGGCAGCAATGCACTGATTGCCTACATCGTGCATGGGATGGCTATTGATGCGGTTGTGAAACTGATCCCCCGAGATGGTCCACTCTGGGTGGTGCTGCTGGGGTTAGCCATCGTCATGGGCATCACGTGGCTGGTCTGCCGCTCGCTGGAGAAGAAGGGGTGGTATGTGAAGGTGTAGGGGGTAGGAGTAGGGTGGGTCGAGCGATTAGAACCCCAAAGCACTGGTGGTCTCGCTGATTCAAGCTCGCCCCACCATGCGATTGCAACAGTTGGTGGGGCGAGCTTGGTTTCGTATACGTCTTATCGCCGAGTACTTATCGCTCGACCCACCCTACCTATCCACTACTTTTCCCCTTGTTCACTTGCCGACTCGTAGTGTCGGGATAAGTTGCATTTGTACACTATTTCTAACCCATTCAGACAAGGAACCAGCCATGCCTCCAGCACCTACCAGTCACAAATCATTGGCCGACGATAAAGAGCTGATGAACACCCTGGGGCAGATCGAGAAGACCTTCGGCAAAGGCGCGATCATGCAACTGGGGGAGAACTCGGTCACCGATGTGCCGGGCATTTCTACCGGTGCTTTGTCGCTGGATCTGGCACTTGGTGGCAAAGGATTCCCGCGTGGCAGAATCATTGAAATCTATGGGCCGGAATCGAGTGGTAAAACGACCATCGCTCTGCATGCGGTAGCTTCAGCCCAGAAGCAGGGTGGCGTTGCTGCATTCATTGATGCCGAACATGCACTCGATCCATCGTGGGCCAAGCGGCTTGGAGTTGATCTGGAAGCATTGCTGGTCAGCCAACCCAGCAACGGCGAAGAAGCGCTGAAGATTGCTGAAATGCTCGTGAAGAGCAATGCGGTAGATATCATCGTCATCGATTCGGTAGCGGCTTTGGTGCCCAAGAATGAAGTGGAAGGAGAAATTGGCGATTCGCATGTGGGCTTGCAGGCCCGCTTGATGAGCCAGGCTCTCCGCATTCTGAACCCGATCATTTCCAAGACCAAGACCTGCATCATCTTCATCAATCAGATTCGCCAGAAGATTGGCGTGATGTTCGGCTCGCCTGAAACC is a genomic window of Planctomycetia bacterium containing:
- the recA gene encoding recombinase RecA — encoded protein: MPPAPTSHKSLADDKELMNTLGQIEKTFGKGAIMQLGENSVTDVPGISTGALSLDLALGGKGFPRGRIIEIYGPESSGKTTIALHAVASAQKQGGVAAFIDAEHALDPSWAKRLGVDLEALLVSQPSNGEEALKIAEMLVKSNAVDIIVIDSVAALVPKNEVEGEIGDSHVGLQARLMSQALRILNPIISKTKTCIIFINQIRQKIGVMFGSPETTAGGLALKFYASVRLDVRKISTVKEGEDTVGSRIKAKVVKNKIAPPFRSAEFDLMYDQGISRAGDLIDLALEEGLLEKSGAWLNYGETRLGNGRENAKSYLNEHPKILDEITKKVLEKRIPDMRAVTATAPEEKAEKNGKPEAPAGKKVKAAD
- a CDS encoding acyltransferase family protein; this encodes MSTNPPQRLRYLDQFRGYTVFGMIVVNYLGLFNKQIHPIFHHHNTYCSYADTIMPQFFFAVGFALRFTMVKRLQTEGWWPAHGRLIKRVFGLLLIAALVHGFDNANLNWAALQEKGFFVWLENTCSRNFFQTLTHIAVTTLWVIPVISQSWLVRLLWLVASAWLHVVLSQEFYLQYALTRPVIDGGPLGFLTWTIPVLAGTFASDFLTRPGVQGVFGKLLAASLVVMALGYGLSCLRDPSALPQDEPYFSWKAPPFLPPWDKNNPDATYEQRHNLDRKQTVKLWTMSQQTGAVSYLVFGTGVSLLVLALCWLIFQNWEIGLFRTLGSNALIAYIVHGMAIDAVVKLIPRDGPLWVVLLGLAIVMGITWLVCRSLEKKGWYVKV